ATTCCTTTCTATGAATTAAATAAAGGATGGTCTCCGGCCAGAATCATAAATAGCCTACAAAAATATAGCCAGTATAGCAGAACCTAACATCCAGCAGTAATATGCAAAAAAGAAAAGGCTCTGCCTCTCGACAATATGCTGAAGCAATTTGATCGCTGCAAAACCCGAAATAACTGCTGTAATCGTTCCTGTTATGATCATATTTACTCCCACATCCCCTGTTCCCGTCTGGATAACTTCTATCAATTCCAGTGATGTAGCTGCCAGCACAACCGGCACAGACATCAAAAAAGAATATTTCACCGCCAGCCTTCTATCCAGACCGCTGTGGAGTCCGCTGACTATTGTCATACCCGACCGCGAAAGACCGGGGAAAAGAGCGAGCATCTGGGCCAGTCCTACGATAACCGCGTCCTTAAGCTGCATCTCTTCCATATCCCGCCCCTTGTTCGCAGCATATTTAGAAGTAAATAAAACCAATCCTGTTACCAGCAGCATAAAACCCACAATTATAGTAGTGGCAAAAACTCTGTCAAAAAAAGGTTTGAGAATAAAGCCGACCGTGCCCACAGGCAGAATTCCGATGATTATGTATTTAACTAAGCGGGGATAACGCGGGTTGAATGAAAAAATTTCTTTTATATCCCGCCTGAAAACGAGAATAATGGCCAGTAGATTGCCGAAATGTAGAAAAACGCTCAAAGTCAGTCGCTGCTCTATTCCAAAAAAATGCTGCAGAAGAACGAGATGACCTGAGCTGCTGACAGGCATCGGATCAACTACTCCCTGTAAAAGTCCCAGCAGAACAGCTTCAATTAGCTCTGTCAATTCCAGTTCACTCCTAACCTGTTTATTTCAAATACTGCTTACAAAATTTTAGTTTCTCTAATCATCGTCCCGGTCATCGGGAGACCCGATGTCATAGACATTTTCCTCTTCAGGGGCTGAATTGTCAGATCCCCGATGCTTTTTTTTATTAAAATTTGAAAAACCAAAAGTTATAGTTTTGTTCGAGGAAAAGCTTTTCTTCTTCAGATGATTGCCTACATGTTTTCGCACCAGCCTGGCTGCCCTCGGCCGCGAGAACGGCAGAATAAAGGTAAAACCCAGAACATCAGTTATCAGTCCGGGGGTCAAAAGCATACCCCCTCCTACCAGTATCAGAAGACCTTCAATCATATTGAGGGTGGGCATCTGCTGCCGACTCAAACTACTTTTAATTCTGTTCATAATCAAAAATCCCTGCATTTTTGCAGCAGTTATACCGATAACGCCGGTTGCAGCCACAAGCACCAGCGTAGGCAATAAACCTATTCTCCCTCCAACCCAGATCAAAAGTGCGAGTTCAGCCATGGGTATCAGGGCAAACAACAAAAGTAGTCGGATAAACATAATTTGCTCCTTCCCTAATTCACAGGAATGATAA
The sequence above is drawn from the Halarsenatibacter silvermanii genome and encodes:
- a CDS encoding undecaprenyl-diphosphate phosphatase; the encoded protein is MTELIEAVLLGLLQGVVDPMPVSSSGHLVLLQHFFGIEQRLTLSVFLHFGNLLAIILVFRRDIKEIFSFNPRYPRLVKYIIIGILPVGTVGFILKPFFDRVFATTIIVGFMLLVTGLVLFTSKYAANKGRDMEEMQLKDAVIVGLAQMLALFPGLSRSGMTIVSGLHSGLDRRLAVKYSFLMSVPVVLAATSLELIEVIQTGTGDVGVNMIITGTITAVISGFAAIKLLQHIVERQSLFFFAYYCWMLGSAILAIFL
- a CDS encoding FxsA family protein; translation: MFIRLLLLFALIPMAELALLIWVGGRIGLLPTLVLVAATGVIGITAAKMQGFLIMNRIKSSLSRQQMPTLNMIEGLLILVGGGMLLTPGLITDVLGFTFILPFSRPRAARLVRKHVGNHLKKKSFSSNKTITFGFSNFNKKKHRGSDNSAPEEENVYDIGSPDDRDDD